A window from Solanum stenotomum isolate F172 chromosome 7, ASM1918654v1, whole genome shotgun sequence encodes these proteins:
- the LOC125871664 gene encoding DNA-directed RNA polymerases II and V subunit 6B-like: protein MADDDYDMDGGYVDEPMDPEPDEGAEIEEDNGNNEDIPDPLMGEGEEKPEQQEPVERPRKTSKFMTKYERARILGTRALQISMNAPVMVELEGETDPLEIAMKELRERKIPFTIRRYLPDGSYEDWGVDELIVEDSWKRQVGGT from the exons ATGGCGGACGATGATTATGATATGGACGGAGG ATACGTGGACGAGCCAATGGATCCTGAACCTGAT GAAGGAGCAGAGATTGAAGAAGATAATGGCAACAATGAGGACATACCAGATCCCCTGATGGGTGAAGGTGAGGAAAAACCAGAGCAGCAAGAGCCTGTGGAACGACCTCGTAAGACATCAAAGTTTATGACAAAATATGAACGTGCAAGAATCCTGGGCACTCGTGCACTCCAGATCAG TATGAATGCACCTGTGATGGTTGAGTTGGAAGGAGAAACTGACCCACTTGAG ATTGCAATGAAAGAGCTCCGAGAGAGGAAGATACCATTCACAATTCGCCGTTACTTGCCTGATGGAAG TTATGAAGATTGGGGAGTCGATGAATTGATTGTTGAGGATTCATGGAAGAGACAAGTCGGAGGAACTTGA
- the LOC125871774 gene encoding short-chain dehydrogenase TIC 32 B, chloroplastic-like — protein sequence MFRLITGRPGPSGFGSASTAEQVTHDIDGSNLTAIVTGGASGIGLETARVLAMRNVHVIIAARNMEAANNAKQCILNDNKNARVDVEKLDLSSIKSVKTFTDNFKTLDLPLNILINNAGIMFCPFQLSEDGVEMQFATNHLGHFYLTNLLLDKMKETAKSSGIEGRIVNLSSVAHICPYKGGIRFQKINQKNSYQNKLAYAQSKLANILHANELSRRLQEEGANITVNSVHPGLIMTPLMRHSALLMRIFRAFTCILWKNVPQGAATTCYVALHPSLKGVTGKYYYDCNEYKPSKLARDEALAKNLWDFSNNLVNASLKT from the exons atGTTTAGGTTGATAACAGGAAGGCCAGGTCCAAGTGGATTTGGATCAGCTTCTACTGCTGAGCAAGTTACTCATGACATTGATGGTTCCAATCTCACAGCCATAGTCACAG GAGGCGCGAGTGGCATAGGTTTGGAGACAGCAAGAGTTTTAGCAATGAGGAATGTCCATGTGATTATTGCAGCACGAAATATGGAGGCCGCGAATAACGCTAAACAATGCATTCTCAACGACAACAAAAATGCTCGTGTCGATGTTGAGAAACTTGACTTGAGCTCAATTAAATCTGTCAAGACATTTACCGATAATTTCAAAACACTTGATCTTCCTCTCAACATCTTAAT AAACAATGCAGGTATTATGTTCTGTCCATTTCAGCTTTCAGAAGATGGCGTTGAGATGCAATTCGCGACAAATCATCTAG GTCATTTCTACTTGACTAATCTTCTACTAGACAAAATGAAGGAAACAGCAAAATCTAGTGGAATTGAGGGTAGAATTGTGAACTTATCATCAGTAGCTCACATTTGCCCTTACAAAGGAGGAATAAGATTTCAAAAGATCAACCAAAAAAACAG TTATCAAAACAAACTAGCATATGCTCAATCCAAATTAGCAAACATATTACATGCCAATGAACTTTCACGTCGATTGCAG GAAGAGGGAGCAAATATAACTGTCAACTCAGTGCATCCAGGACTAATTATGACCCCCCTCATGAGGCATTCTGCACTTTTGATGA GAATTTTTAGGGCTTTCACTTGTATCCTATGGAAGAATGTCCCTCAG GGGGCAGCTACAACATGTTATGTTGCACTTCATCCAAGTTTAAAAGGGGTGACTGGAAAGTACTACTATGACTGCAATGAGTACAAGCCAAGCAAGCTAGCGCGAGACGAAGCTTTAGCAAAAAACCTTTGGGATTTCAGCAACAACTTGGTTAATGCATCTCTAAAAACTTGA